The Pseudomonas putida nucleotide sequence GTATACAACTCGGGAACTGACACCACCTTCGCTGGCACCCGGATGCGTCGCGGCGGGTTGGTGATTTCTTTGCACCTGCTCCTTTTACTGTGAAACGGAGATTCGAAGATGACCGCCACCGACCGTCTGAGCCTGCTGCAGTATGAGCACCTGGGCCTGGACGATGCTGCCGCTGCCGAGTTCAAGGTGGCGCTGGAGGAACTGCGCAAACTGGCGCTGGAAGACCGCTACGAGCATCCAGCAGCCCTGCACCTGGGGGATATCGCCGACGCCGAGAACCGTCAGGAGCTGGCTGAAACCAAAGGCTGGGGTATCGGCTTCCTGCAGGGCCTGGCTTGTGCCAAGGCGTTGTCGCCCGAACAGCTGGAGGCCATGCGCACGGTGTTCCAGGCGGCCGCAGAGCGCGCCGTGAAGCGCATGTGCAGGTGATCCAGGATCATTCGATCAGCAGGCTTGCCTGATCCAGAAGGCCGGGGATCGATGTAAAGCATCGGTTTCCGGCCTTTCTTCTATTACTGCCATTGGATCCGCGGTGCGCCCTCAGGCTCCGTAACGCAACTTTCCCGTCTACGCTTGCTCATGTCGACGCTCGGCCCTGCGTCAATCAACGGCTGACTGCACGCATAGAGACTTGCATCCGGGAATTCCGCATGAGCCAGACCGAGCCCCTGATCATCTGCGAATATTGCGATGCTGTGTATCGGCGCACACCCCTGCAGCGCCACCAACGTGCCCTCTGCCCGCGCTGCGCGGGTGTCCTTTACCGGCATGGCAGCCTGACCATCCAGCAACGCCTGGCCCTGAGTGTCACGGGCGGTGTATTGCTGCTGTTGGCCAACCTTTATCCGGTGATGACCATCGGCATGCAAGGGTTGAGCAATTCCGCCACCCTGTGGGATTCGGTGCTGATCCTCAGCAGTGGCAGCATCACCTTCATCGCCCTGGTCATGGCGCTGGCGATCATCTTTGCGCCGGTGTTGCAAATCACCTTGCTGTGCTGGTTGCTGAGCTTTGCCCTGGCCGGGCGCAGGGCGCCAGGGTTTGCCGTGAGCATGCGCTGCCTGGAAGGCCTGCGCCCTTGGAGCATGCTGGAAGTCTGCCTGCTCGGCGCGTTGGTGGCGGTCATCAAGCTGGCCGGCCTGCTCGATGTCATTCCAGGTATCGGCTTGATCGCCCTGGCCGCCCTGAGCATGCTCATCATCTATATTGCCGGCCGCGATATTCGCGACCTTTGGGAGCAGGTATGAGCACGCCCGTATTGGCCGATGACCTCGGCCTGTGCCTGTGCCACGGCTGCGGGCTGGCATGCGAACTGGGCAAGGCCCACACCTGCCCGCGCTGCGGTGCACCCTTGCACCGGCGCAAGGCCAACCCCATCAACCGTGGCTGGGCCTTTTTGCTGGCCGCGTTGGTGTTCTACGTCCCCGCCAATCTGTTGCCGGTGATGCACACCGAAATGCTCGGCAGTGGCAGCGACAGCACTATCGGTGGCGGCGTGCTGGAGTTCTGGGAGGCAGGCGCCTGGGACATCGCCCTGATCATCTTCATTGCCAGTATCGGCGTGCCGGCGATCAAGTTCTGTTCCCTTGGCCTGCTGCTGTTCACTGCCCAGCGCCGCTCCAGCTGGGCACAACGGCAGCGCTCGCAACTCTATCGTGGCGTCGAACTGATCGGTTACTGGTCGATGCTCGATGTCATCGTCGTCGCACTGGTGGCCGCGCTGGTGCAGCTGCGCGGCCTGGGCACCATCGAACCGCGCCCGGGCATCCTGTTTTTCGGCATGGTCGTGGTACTGACCATGTTTTCGGCAATGAGCTTCGACCCACGCTTGATCTGGGATCACCCTGGCAATGATGGAGGTCGCACTGATGGCGCAAGCGAGTGACGCGCGAAACGGGGCAGGGCAGGCAGAGGTACGTACCCGGCGCTGGAATATCTCACTGGTGTGGATCGTGCCTATCCTGGCGATTCTGGTCGGGGCTTCGCTGGTGGTGCGCAACTGGCTGCAGGAAGGGCCGGTGATTTCGATTTCCTTTCGCTCCGGTGAAGGGCTGGTGGCGCACAAGACGCAGGTCAAGTACCGCAGCGTGGTGATTGGCGAAGTGACCACCGTGGACCTGGCGGAGGACCACAACAGCGTCATCGTCAAGGTGCAGCTGGCCAATGATGCGCGTTCGTTCGCCACCGAGGGGGCGCGCTTCTGGGTGGTACGCCCACGGATTGGCGCGGGCGGGGTGTCCGGCGTCGATACCTTGCTGTCTGGCAGCTTCATTGGTGCCGATGCCGGTGAGTCGAAAGCCTCGGAAAAGAACTTCACCGGCCTGGAGCTGCCGCCTGCGATCACCTATGGCGAGAAGGGCAAGCGTTTCCTGCTCAGTGCCGAAGACCTCGGCTCGCTGGATATC carries:
- a CDS encoding paraquat-inducible protein A — its product is MSQTEPLIICEYCDAVYRRTPLQRHQRALCPRCAGVLYRHGSLTIQQRLALSVTGGVLLLLANLYPVMTIGMQGLSNSATLWDSVLILSSGSITFIALVMALAIIFAPVLQITLLCWLLSFALAGRRAPGFAVSMRCLEGLRPWSMLEVCLLGALVAVIKLAGLLDVIPGIGLIALAALSMLIIYIAGRDIRDLWEQV
- a CDS encoding paraquat-inducible protein A; protein product: MSTPVLADDLGLCLCHGCGLACELGKAHTCPRCGAPLHRRKANPINRGWAFLLAALVFYVPANLLPVMHTEMLGSGSDSTIGGGVLEFWEAGAWDIALIIFIASIGVPAIKFCSLGLLLFTAQRRSSWAQRQRSQLYRGVELIGYWSMLDVIVVALVAALVQLRGLGTIEPRPGILFFGMVVVLTMFSAMSFDPRLIWDHPGNDGGRTDGASE